Proteins encoded together in one Chitinophaga lutea window:
- the coaBC gene encoding bifunctional phosphopantothenoylcysteine decarboxylase/phosphopantothenate--cysteine ligase CoaBC, which yields MLQGKKILLGVSGSIAAYKAAILVRLLVKEGAQVKVLMTPAACDFITPLTLSTLSKNDVGVTISENGSWSNHVMLGRWADVMLIAPASVNTIAKMANGICDNLLLAVYLSATCPVLFAPAMDEDMWLHPATKANVARLLSYGHRQLPVHKGELASGLFGEGRMAEPEAIVSYLYSFFSAGNQTKPLAGKKALVSAGPTQEPIDPVRFISNHSSGKMGIALAEALAEAGAAVELVLGPTHLSTLHTGVRISRVVTAADMFDRCSELAPSADIIVMAAAVADYRPRNVADKKIKKKDEEMSLELEKTTDIARSLGAQKKNGQVLVGFSLETNNEKEYALKKLQDKNLDMVVLNSLNDAGAGFNHDTNKVTLLSRNGHEQALPLQSKQEVARNIVLAIIDLQHA from the coding sequence ATGTTACAAGGAAAGAAAATTCTATTAGGGGTTTCAGGCAGCATCGCGGCTTACAAGGCCGCCATACTGGTGCGCCTGCTGGTAAAGGAAGGCGCCCAGGTAAAGGTGCTCATGACGCCGGCGGCCTGCGATTTCATTACCCCGCTCACGCTATCCACCTTATCTAAAAACGATGTAGGGGTGACCATCAGTGAAAACGGCAGCTGGAGCAACCACGTAATGCTCGGCCGCTGGGCCGATGTAATGCTCATTGCGCCCGCCTCCGTGAACACCATCGCCAAAATGGCCAACGGCATCTGCGACAACCTGCTGCTGGCTGTTTATTTGTCCGCCACCTGTCCGGTACTGTTTGCCCCGGCCATGGATGAGGACATGTGGCTACACCCTGCCACCAAAGCCAATGTAGCCCGCCTGCTCTCTTACGGCCACCGTCAGTTGCCCGTTCATAAAGGGGAACTGGCCAGCGGCCTCTTCGGCGAAGGCCGGATGGCGGAACCGGAAGCCATCGTATCCTACCTCTATAGCTTTTTCAGCGCCGGCAACCAGACGAAACCGCTGGCCGGCAAAAAAGCCCTTGTATCCGCCGGCCCTACCCAGGAGCCGATCGACCCGGTGCGTTTCATCAGCAATCATTCCAGTGGGAAAATGGGCATTGCCCTTGCCGAGGCACTTGCCGAAGCAGGCGCAGCCGTGGAACTGGTACTGGGGCCCACTCATTTGAGCACCCTGCATACCGGCGTGCGCATCAGCCGGGTGGTGACCGCCGCAGACATGTTCGACCGTTGCTCGGAACTGGCGCCTTCGGCCGACATCATCGTGATGGCTGCCGCCGTGGCAGATTACCGGCCCCGGAACGTGGCGGATAAAAAGATCAAGAAGAAAGACGAGGAGATGAGCCTGGAGCTTGAAAAAACAACCGACATCGCCCGCTCCCTCGGCGCACAGAAAAAAAACGGGCAGGTACTGGTGGGCTTTTCGCTCGAAACCAACAACGAAAAGGAATACGCCCTTAAAAAACTACAGGATAAAAACCTCGACATGGTGGTGCTCAACTCCCTGAACGACGCCGGCGCCGGGTTTAACCACGATACCAATAAAGTAACGCTGCTCTCCCGCAACGGGCATGAGCAGGCATTGCCCCTCCAGTCGAAACAGGAGGTGGCCCGCAACATTGTTCTGGCCATAATCGATCTGCAACATGCTTAA
- a CDS encoding DNA-directed RNA polymerase subunit omega, whose product MNPWVETRNTTDIKNRTGNLYESIAIIAKRANQINITVKEELHSKLEEFASHTDNLEEVHENKEQIEISRFYERLANSAIQATNEFLENKIYFRKNDDDLYS is encoded by the coding sequence ATGAACCCCTGGGTAGAAACCAGGAACACGACTGACATCAAGAACAGAACCGGTAACCTGTATGAATCCATTGCCATTATTGCCAAAAGGGCAAACCAGATCAATATTACCGTAAAAGAAGAGCTGCATTCCAAACTGGAAGAGTTCGCGAGCCATACGGATAACCTGGAAGAAGTGCATGAGAATAAAGAGCAGATCGAAATCTCCCGTTTTTATGAAAGACTGGCGAATTCTGCTATTCAGGCTACCAACGAGTTCCTGGAAAACAAAATTTACTTCCGTAAGAACGACGACGATCTGTATAGCTGA
- a CDS encoding outer membrane protein assembly factor BamD yields the protein MRKILLFTGLLAFTIGAVSCNRELRKIEKSNDLEKKLAYADKMYEKKKYQMAQTLYEEMIPVFKGTDKFEGLYYKYAYCSFYLKDYTQAAFHFKNYLDALPSSPRAQEIDYQQAYCYYKLSPKVPLDQTNTMKAIASMQTFINSYPNSDKVAEANVVIELLRRKLEQKEYNAAELYYNLGHYKSAGVSFKSLMRAYPDSDKSDNYKYMAIKAYYLYAKNSIPVKQKERYETVVTEFLEFSDRYPNSKLRSDAEKYFTLAKNNIKHLENEQNKEKSNQ from the coding sequence ATGAGGAAAATTCTCTTGTTTACCGGCCTTTTGGCCTTTACTATTGGCGCAGTCTCCTGTAACAGGGAGCTCCGGAAGATCGAAAAAAGCAACGATCTGGAGAAAAAGCTGGCCTATGCCGATAAGATGTACGAAAAGAAGAAGTACCAGATGGCGCAGACGCTGTATGAGGAGATGATCCCCGTATTTAAAGGCACTGACAAGTTTGAAGGGCTTTATTATAAATATGCGTACTGCTCTTTTTACCTGAAAGACTATACCCAGGCGGCTTTTCACTTCAAAAACTACCTGGATGCGCTGCCCAGCAGCCCCCGTGCACAGGAAATAGACTACCAGCAGGCCTACTGCTACTATAAACTGTCGCCCAAAGTGCCGCTGGACCAGACCAATACCATGAAAGCCATCGCTTCCATGCAGACTTTCATCAATTCCTACCCGAATTCCGACAAGGTGGCCGAGGCCAATGTGGTAATAGAACTGTTGCGCCGCAAGCTGGAGCAGAAGGAGTATAATGCCGCTGAGCTGTACTATAACCTGGGGCATTACAAATCGGCCGGGGTGTCGTTCAAAAGCCTGATGAGGGCCTACCCCGATTCGGATAAGAGCGACAACTACAAGTACATGGCTATCAAGGCCTACTACCTGTACGCCAAAAACAGCATTCCCGTAAAGCAGAAAGAACGATATGAAACGGTGGTGACCGAATTCCTGGAGTTTTCAGACCGGTACCCCAACAGCAAATTGCGTTCAGATGCGGAAAAATACTTTACCTTAGCAAAAAATAACATTAAACACCTGGAAAATGAGCAAAATAAAGAGAAGTCTAACCAGTAG
- the mraZ gene encoding division/cell wall cluster transcriptional repressor MraZ → MLENGNQHLKRSMTGFLGEYEATLDAKGRFLLPAGFKRQIAESAGNQFVLNRGFEKCLTLYPMNEWQPIQEKIGKLNDFDPKVREFRRYFLNGATILELDSAGRLNIPKNLMAHAGLDKDIVLTAANNKIEIWDKTKYQEFFDNFSPEAFSSLAQQVMGGGDGSSNPVL, encoded by the coding sequence GTGTTAGAAAATGGAAATCAACACCTAAAACGAAGCATGACGGGTTTTCTCGGAGAATATGAAGCAACGCTGGACGCAAAAGGGCGCTTCCTGCTCCCTGCCGGATTTAAACGGCAGATAGCAGAGAGTGCGGGCAACCAGTTTGTGCTGAACCGCGGCTTCGAAAAGTGTTTGACGTTGTACCCGATGAACGAGTGGCAACCCATACAGGAGAAAATCGGCAAGCTGAATGATTTTGACCCGAAAGTTAGGGAATTCCGTCGCTATTTTCTGAACGGTGCCACTATTCTGGAGCTCGACAGTGCAGGGCGGCTGAACATCCCGAAGAACCTGATGGCGCATGCGGGACTGGATAAGGACATCGTGCTGACGGCCGCCAACAACAAGATTGAGATTTGGGATAAAACGAAATACCAGGAGTTCTTTGATAATTTTTCACCGGAAGCCTTCAGCAGTCTGGCCCAACAGGTAATGGGCGGCGGGGATGGTTCATCAAACCCGGTTCTGTAA
- the rsmH gene encoding 16S rRNA (cytosine(1402)-N(4))-methyltransferase RsmH, whose product METSGYHLPVLLHEVVENLQIRPDGTYIDATFGGGGHSRAILEQLGPQGRLIVFDQDEDAYRNRIPDERVVFVRENFRHLQRFAKLHKALDADGLLADLGVSSHQFDTGARGFSTRFDGNLDMRMDTRNATTAADILQTYSEQHLHQLFQDYGEVTNSRTLAKTIVQLRKAHPLRTIAEFKSLIQPIVKGNPAKYLAQVFQALRIEVNDELGALKDLLTQSSTVLKPGGKLAIITFHSLEDRLVKNYMKGGSFETADENPYSFETPPKLFKLITKKPVTASEKELRANPRSRSAKLRVAEKI is encoded by the coding sequence ATGGAAACATCCGGATATCACTTGCCAGTTTTGCTCCACGAAGTGGTGGAGAATTTACAGATCCGGCCCGACGGCACCTATATCGACGCCACTTTCGGTGGCGGCGGCCATTCCAGGGCAATCCTGGAACAATTAGGCCCTCAGGGCCGGCTGATCGTGTTCGACCAGGATGAGGACGCCTACCGCAACCGGATTCCGGATGAGCGGGTGGTGTTTGTTCGCGAAAACTTCAGGCACCTGCAGCGGTTCGCCAAACTGCACAAAGCTCTGGACGCGGACGGCCTGCTGGCCGACCTCGGGGTTTCATCGCACCAGTTCGACACCGGCGCCAGGGGGTTTTCCACCCGCTTCGACGGCAACCTCGACATGCGGATGGACACCCGGAACGCCACCACCGCGGCCGATATTCTGCAGACCTATTCGGAGCAACATCTGCACCAGCTGTTCCAGGACTACGGGGAAGTCACCAATTCCCGCACCCTGGCTAAAACAATCGTACAGCTGCGGAAGGCGCACCCACTGAGGACCATCGCAGAATTCAAATCGCTGATCCAGCCCATCGTGAAAGGCAACCCCGCAAAGTACCTGGCCCAGGTGTTCCAGGCACTCAGAATAGAAGTGAACGATGAACTGGGCGCGCTGAAAGACCTGCTCACCCAGTCTTCCACCGTACTGAAGCCCGGCGGCAAACTGGCCATCATCACCTTCCACTCGTTGGAAGACAGGCTGGTGAAAAACTACATGAAGGGAGGCAGCTTCGAAACGGCGGATGAAAATCCTTACAGTTTTGAAACACCGCCGAAGCTGTTCAAACTGATCACGAAAAAACCCGTAACGGCCAGTGAGAAAGAATTAAGGGCTAACCCCCGGAGCCGGAGCGCCAAGTTACGCGTCGCAGAAAAGATATAG
- a CDS encoding FtsL-like putative cell division protein produces the protein MLREEEKHINEEAGAESAAELPREPRREWRLRINYKLITQNLPFILFLAVIALVYIANSHLAEKKVRKINKLSKEIKELKWEYLSVRSELMFRSKLSEVSKAVEPLGLKELSTPPQRIEVKAAEAAQ, from the coding sequence GTGTTGCGGGAAGAAGAAAAGCATATCAACGAAGAAGCAGGCGCGGAAAGCGCAGCTGAGCTGCCCCGGGAGCCCCGAAGAGAATGGCGCCTCCGGATCAACTACAAGCTGATCACGCAGAACCTGCCCTTCATCCTTTTTCTGGCCGTGATTGCGCTGGTCTATATCGCCAACAGCCACCTGGCCGAAAAAAAGGTCCGTAAAATCAACAAGCTGAGCAAAGAAATAAAAGAACTGAAGTGGGAGTACCTGAGCGTGAGAAGTGAACTGATGTTCCGCAGCAAACTGAGTGAAGTGAGCAAAGCCGTGGAACCGCTGGGATTAAAAGAACTGAGCACCCCACCGCAGCGGATTGAAGTGAAAGCTGCCGAAGCAGCACAATAA
- a CDS encoding penicillin-binding protein yields the protein MGVFAVAILGKVFFIQQVEGDKWRSLADSLHTSFMDLDADRGTIYSEEGRMLSTSIPYFDLRIDFKADGLQDPKKSIFKDNIDSLSYYLANLFRDRTAAQYKKMLSEGFKDKDRYFLLKRDIRFDEYQAVRNFPMFRLGRNKGGLIAETKNKRINPFKLLANRTIGLARENAQNVGLERTYDSSLSGVTGKRLMRRIAGGTYMPVEGYDIEPENGKDIITTLDVNMQDIAENALMKMMIQNEAQHGTCILMEVKTGKIKAIANLGRQKDGSYWEDMNYALMVGEPGSTFKVATMIAIMEDGYANTNTLVDLNYGRWPINRRVVYDSEPHHLTTVTVKRAFERSSNVAMAKLAYQFYYKKPNEFAAHLKKLRLDQFTGIDLVGEGRPNIPTTASKHWSAVTLPWMAFGYNVLQSPLQTAMLYNAVANNGKMMKPYLVNSIMEYGQPIRQFEPVVLNDSICSARTLAQLRDMLEGVVLNGTAVKLQTPYYRFAGKTGTALVANGNRGYADKIYQSSFAGYFPAEDPQYTCVVVIKNKPHAAKFYGGTVAGPVFREVADKLYALAIQKPRSLEGNTSLDTLMAMKGGKGSEWRSVARTLKLPFEGALTASNWVNADIKNNKLTFSPVKTAPGVVPDVKGMGLKDALYLLENAGLRVVIKGAGKVNTQSIQGGSPVGKEQTIVIELG from the coding sequence ATGGGTGTATTTGCCGTGGCCATCCTCGGCAAAGTCTTTTTTATCCAGCAGGTAGAAGGAGACAAATGGCGCAGCCTGGCCGACAGCCTGCACACCTCTTTTATGGACCTCGACGCCGACCGCGGCACCATCTACTCCGAAGAAGGCCGCATGCTCTCCACCTCCATCCCCTACTTCGACCTCCGCATCGACTTTAAAGCAGATGGATTGCAGGACCCCAAGAAGAGCATTTTTAAAGATAATATCGACTCCCTGTCGTATTACCTCGCCAATCTGTTCCGCGACCGCACCGCCGCCCAGTACAAAAAAATGCTGAGCGAAGGATTCAAGGACAAAGACCGCTATTTTCTGCTGAAACGCGACATCCGTTTCGACGAATACCAGGCTGTGCGCAACTTCCCCATGTTCCGCCTCGGCAGGAACAAAGGCGGCCTGATTGCCGAAACGAAAAACAAACGCATCAACCCCTTTAAACTCCTCGCCAACCGCACCATCGGCCTGGCCCGCGAAAACGCGCAGAACGTAGGCCTCGAAAGAACCTACGACAGCAGCCTCAGCGGCGTAACCGGCAAACGCCTGATGCGCCGTATCGCCGGCGGTACCTACATGCCCGTGGAAGGATACGATATCGAACCGGAAAACGGCAAAGACATCATCACCACGCTCGACGTGAACATGCAGGACATCGCCGAAAACGCCCTCATGAAGATGATGATCCAGAACGAAGCGCAGCACGGCACCTGCATCCTGATGGAAGTGAAAACAGGCAAAATCAAAGCGATCGCCAACCTCGGCCGCCAGAAAGACGGCAGCTACTGGGAGGATATGAACTATGCCCTGATGGTGGGCGAGCCCGGCTCTACTTTCAAAGTGGCCACAATGATCGCCATCATGGAAGATGGCTACGCCAACACCAACACGCTGGTAGATCTTAACTACGGCAGGTGGCCCATCAACCGCCGTGTAGTGTATGACTCGGAGCCGCACCACCTCACCACCGTTACGGTAAAACGTGCTTTCGAACGCAGTTCCAACGTGGCCATGGCAAAACTCGCCTACCAGTTCTACTATAAAAAACCGAACGAGTTTGCCGCCCATCTGAAAAAACTGCGCCTCGACCAGTTTACCGGCATCGACCTGGTGGGCGAAGGACGGCCGAATATTCCCACCACCGCCAGTAAACACTGGAGTGCGGTGACCCTGCCCTGGATGGCCTTCGGCTACAACGTATTGCAAAGCCCGTTACAAACGGCCATGCTGTACAACGCTGTTGCCAACAACGGCAAAATGATGAAACCTTACCTGGTCAACTCCATCATGGAATATGGCCAGCCCATCCGCCAGTTTGAGCCGGTGGTTCTGAACGACAGTATCTGTTCTGCCCGCACCCTCGCCCAACTGCGGGATATGCTCGAAGGCGTGGTGCTCAACGGTACGGCCGTGAAACTGCAAACGCCTTATTACCGCTTTGCCGGCAAAACCGGTACCGCGCTGGTGGCCAATGGCAACAGGGGGTATGCAGATAAAATTTACCAGTCGTCTTTCGCAGGTTATTTCCCTGCCGAAGACCCGCAATACACTTGCGTGGTGGTGATCAAAAACAAGCCGCACGCAGCCAAGTTTTACGGCGGCACAGTAGCCGGCCCGGTGTTCCGTGAAGTGGCAGACAAACTGTACGCGCTGGCCATCCAAAAACCGCGCTCCCTCGAAGGGAATACTTCGCTCGACACCCTGATGGCTATGAAAGGCGGGAAAGGCAGCGAATGGCGCAGCGTGGCACGCACCCTCAAACTGCCGTTCGAAGGCGCGCTCACGGCTTCCAACTGGGTGAACGCCGACATCAAAAACAACAAGCTCACCTTTTCACCGGTGAAAACGGCTCCCGGTGTAGTACCGGACGTGAAAGGAATGGGCCTGAAAGACGCACTCTACCTCCTCGAAAACGCCGGCCTGCGGGTGGTGATCAAAGGAGCAGGAAAAGTGAATACCCAATCCATCCAGGGCGGAAGCCCGGTCGGGAAAGAACAAACGATCGTGATCGAATTGGGATGA
- a CDS encoding UDP-N-acetylmuramoyl-L-alanyl-D-glutamate--2,6-diaminopimelate ligase has translation MKTLREILYNVNILQVQGNNDIAVQALFIDSRQVKAGGVFIAIRGAAADGHAYISKAVAQGAAAVVCETLPETTAPNVCYVQVANSAQASGIIAGNFYDNPSHQLKLVGVTGTNGKTTIATILFRLFTQLGYHCGLLSTVQNQIGDRIVPATHTTPDPISLNALLADMVAEGCLYAFMEVSSHAVHQQRIAGLKFAGGVFSNITHDHLDYHKTFDEYIRVKKSFFDNLPASAFALTNLDDKRGNVMLQNTKARKATYSLRSMADFKGKILENSLTGLVMTIGVKEVHFRLIGEFNAYNLLAVYGAAVLLGEDKDRVLAALSNIQGAEGRFDYIISKNQRVIGIVDYAHTPDALLNVLATIKNLRQGHEQIITVVGCGGDRDTAKRPVMGEVAAEHSDRVIFTSDNPRSEDPAEIIRQMEAGVAAPQRKKTISIADRREAIKTACSLAQQEDIILVAGKGHEKYQEISGVKHPFDDKQVLNETFELFEK, from the coding sequence ATGAAAACGCTGCGCGAAATATTATACAACGTCAACATCCTGCAGGTGCAGGGCAATAACGACATTGCCGTACAGGCTTTGTTTATTGACTCCCGGCAGGTGAAAGCAGGCGGCGTGTTCATTGCCATCCGCGGCGCGGCGGCCGACGGACATGCGTACATTTCCAAAGCCGTAGCGCAGGGCGCTGCCGCAGTGGTGTGTGAAACCCTGCCGGAAACGACGGCTCCGAACGTTTGTTACGTGCAGGTGGCCAACAGCGCGCAGGCCAGCGGCATCATCGCCGGCAATTTCTACGACAACCCTTCGCACCAACTGAAACTGGTAGGCGTAACCGGCACCAACGGCAAAACCACCATCGCCACCATCCTCTTCCGCCTGTTCACACAGCTGGGCTATCATTGCGGCCTGTTGTCGACCGTACAGAACCAGATCGGCGACCGCATCGTGCCGGCCACCCATACCACACCGGATCCCATCAGCCTCAACGCGCTGCTGGCCGACATGGTGGCGGAAGGCTGCCTCTATGCGTTCATGGAAGTGAGCTCACACGCCGTGCACCAGCAACGCATCGCGGGGCTGAAGTTCGCGGGCGGCGTTTTTTCAAATATCACGCACGATCACCTCGACTATCATAAAACCTTCGACGAATACATCCGGGTGAAGAAGAGTTTCTTCGACAACCTTCCGGCTTCGGCTTTTGCCCTCACCAACCTCGACGACAAGCGCGGGAATGTGATGCTGCAGAACACCAAAGCCCGTAAAGCCACCTACAGCCTGCGCAGTATGGCGGATTTCAAAGGGAAAATCCTGGAGAACAGTCTTACCGGTTTGGTGATGACGATCGGGGTGAAAGAAGTTCACTTCCGCCTCATCGGCGAATTCAATGCCTACAACCTGCTGGCGGTATACGGCGCGGCCGTACTGCTGGGAGAAGATAAAGACCGTGTGCTGGCTGCCCTCAGCAATATCCAGGGCGCCGAAGGCCGCTTCGATTATATCATCTCCAAAAACCAGCGGGTGATCGGCATTGTCGATTATGCCCATACCCCCGATGCACTCCTTAACGTGCTGGCTACCATCAAAAACCTGCGCCAGGGCCACGAGCAGATCATCACCGTGGTGGGTTGCGGCGGAGACCGGGATACAGCCAAACGGCCCGTGATGGGAGAAGTAGCGGCAGAGCACAGCGACCGGGTGATATTCACCTCCGATAATCCCCGCTCGGAAGACCCGGCGGAGATCATCCGGCAGATGGAAGCCGGGGTAGCGGCTCCCCAGCGGAAAAAAACAATTTCCATCGCCGACCGCCGCGAAGCCATCAAAACCGCCTGCAGTCTGGCGCAACAGGAAGATATCATTCTCGTTGCCGGCAAAGGCCACGAGAAGTACCAGGAAATCAGCGGCGTAAAACATCCGTTCGACGATAAACAGGTACTGAACGAAACATTTGAACTATTTGAAAAGTAA
- the mraY gene encoding phospho-N-acetylmuramoyl-pentapeptide-transferase, protein MWQYITFRVTMALLLSLVISLLLGKRIVKYLQRKQIGETVRDLGLAGEQTKKGTPTMGGLIILAAIIIPTLLFARVLNVYILLILLSTIWLGLIGFIDDYIKVFKKNKEGLAGKFKILGQVGLGLIVGATLYFNDNVVMSREIMSDKKLAPYERVVSSSERTTPDGQRFVDVKTPITTIPFVKNHEFNYAKLISWIPGAEKYTFVLYILVVILIITAVSNGANLTDGLDGLATGVSAVIGIGLGIFAYVSGNIQFAEYLNIMYIPNLGELSIFIAAFVGACVGFLWYNAYPAQVFMGDTGSLALGGIIASLAIIVRKELLLPIICGVFFVENLSVMIQVAYFKYTKRKYGEGRRVFLMSPLHHHYQKLGYHESKIAVRFWIVTVMCVVFAIATLKMR, encoded by the coding sequence ATGTGGCAATACATCACCTTCCGTGTAACGATGGCCCTGTTGCTGTCGCTCGTGATCTCATTGCTGCTGGGTAAGCGTATCGTAAAATACCTCCAGCGGAAACAAATCGGCGAAACCGTTCGCGACCTCGGCCTGGCTGGCGAACAAACCAAAAAAGGGACCCCCACTATGGGAGGCCTCATCATCCTGGCCGCCATCATCATCCCCACCCTGCTGTTTGCCCGGGTGCTCAACGTGTACATCCTGCTCATCCTGCTCAGCACCATCTGGCTGGGCCTGATCGGGTTTATCGACGATTATATCAAAGTATTCAAGAAAAATAAAGAAGGCCTCGCCGGCAAGTTCAAGATACTCGGCCAGGTGGGCCTCGGCCTGATCGTGGGCGCTACCCTGTATTTCAACGACAACGTGGTGATGAGCCGCGAAATCATGAGCGACAAAAAACTGGCGCCGTACGAAAGAGTGGTGAGCAGCTCCGAGCGCACAACGCCCGACGGTCAGCGGTTCGTGGACGTAAAAACGCCCATCACCACCATTCCGTTCGTAAAAAACCACGAGTTCAACTATGCAAAGCTGATTTCCTGGATTCCCGGTGCGGAGAAATACACTTTCGTGCTGTACATCCTCGTAGTCATCCTCATCATCACCGCGGTTTCTAACGGCGCCAACCTCACCGACGGGCTCGACGGACTGGCCACCGGCGTCTCTGCCGTGATCGGCATCGGTCTGGGGATTTTTGCGTACGTGAGCGGCAACATCCAGTTTGCGGAGTACCTCAACATCATGTACATCCCCAACCTCGGTGAGCTGTCGATCTTCATCGCCGCCTTTGTGGGGGCCTGCGTGGGTTTTCTCTGGTACAACGCCTACCCCGCCCAGGTGTTCATGGGCGATACCGGTAGCCTTGCCCTGGGCGGCATCATCGCCTCCCTGGCCATCATTGTAAGAAAAGAATTGCTGCTCCCCATCATCTGCGGTGTGTTTTTCGTGGAAAACCTCAGCGTGATGATACAGGTAGCCTATTTCAAATACACCAAACGAAAGTACGGCGAAGGCAGAAGAGTGTTCCTGATGAGCCCCCTGCATCACCACTACCAGAAACTCGGCTATCACGAAAGCAAAATCGCCGTTCGCTTCTGGATTGTAACCGTGATGTGTGTGGTGTTTGCCATCGCAACTTTAAAAATGAGGTAG